Proteins from one Phoenix dactylifera cultivar Barhee BC4 unplaced genomic scaffold, palm_55x_up_171113_PBpolish2nd_filt_p 000254F, whole genome shotgun sequence genomic window:
- the LOC103719239 gene encoding pre-mRNA-processing factor 17-like isoform X1, translating to MDLLQSYADKSDEEDGEPEESRREEGEEKGGEGGGGEGDVAAAAPASPDSDSFASPPRLLPAKSAAPRVDDTTLALSAAGTARSLHRPIDPAEHAVVFNPTYDQLWAPIYGPAHPFAKDGVPQGMRNHKLGFVEDASIHSFLFDAQYNTFHKYGYAADPSGLSYVGDVDTLDRNQALSVYNIPQQEQKRRRLQMKAAAAEEDPDSTAAAAAGDGPDVDNPSSEEWLLKNRKSPWAGKKEVVQGELTEEQKKYAQEHAEKKAEKERGGEGRGDRVEQVDKSTFHGKEERDYQGRSWIAPPKDAKATNDHCYIPKRWVHTWSGHTKGVAAIRFFPKYGHLLLSAGMDSKVKIWDVFNSGKCMRTYMGHSKAVRDICFSNDGAKFLSAGYDKNIKYWDTETGKVISTFSTGKTPYVVKLNPDEDKQSILLAGMSDKKIVQWDMNSGEITQEYDQHLGAVNTITFVDNNRRFVTSSDDKSLRVWEFGIPVVIKYISEPHMHSMPSISVHPNSNWLAAQSLDNQILIYGTKERFQLNKKKRFAGHIVAGYACQVNFSPDGRFVMSGDGEGKCWFWDWKSCKVFRTLKCHEGVCIGCEWHPLEQSKVATCGWDGMIKYWD from the exons ATGGATCTCCTCCAAAGCTACGCGGACAAGAGCGACGAAGAAGACGGAGAGCCAGAAGAATCGCgacgagaagaaggagaagagaagggaggagaaggaggaggaggagaaggcgatGTTGCGGCGGCGGCCCCTGCCTCGCCGGACTCGGACTCCTTCGCCTCCCCTCCCCGGCTCCTCCCGGCCAAGTCCGCTGCCCCGCGGGTGGACGACACCACCCTCGCCCTATCCGCCGCCGGCACTGCCCGTTCCCTCCACCGCCCCATCGATCCGGCTGAGCACGCCGTGGTCTTCAACCCCACCTACGACCAGCTCTGGGCCCCCATCTACGGCCCCGCCCACCCCTTCGCCAAGGACGGCGTCCCCCAGGGCATGCGCAACCACAAGCTCGGCTTCGTCGAGGACGCCTCCATCCACTCCTTCCTCTTCGATGCGCAATACAACACCTTCCACAAGTATGGCTACGCTGCCGACCCCTCTGGCCTCTCCTATGTTGGCGACGTCGACACCCTCGACCGCAACCAGGCCCTCTCCGTCTACAACATCCCCCAGCAGGAGCAGAAGCGCCGCCGCCTCCAGATGAAGGCGGCCGCCGCCGAGGAAGACCCCGactccaccgccgccgccgccgccggcgacgGCCCTGACGTCGACAACCCTTCCTCCGAGGAGTGGCTCCTCAAGAACCGTAAGAGCCCCTGGGCCGGGAAGAAGGAGGTGGTCCAGGGCGAGCTCACCGAGGAGCAGAAGAAGTACGCCCAGGAGCACGCCGAGAAGAAGGCCGAGAAGGAGAGGGGTGGCGAGGGGAGAGGAGACCGGGTCGAGCAAGTCGACAAGAGCACCTTCCATGGGAAGGAGGAGCGCGATTACCAGGGCCGGTCGTGGATTGCACCTCCGAAGGATGCCAAGGCCACCAACGACCACTGCTACATCCCCAAGCGGTGGGTACATACGTGGAGCGGCCACACGAAGGGCGTTGCCGCCATCCGGTTCTTCCCCAAGTAtggccacctcctcctctcGGCCGGCATGGACTCAAAAGTCAAGATTTGGGATGTCTTCAATTCGGGCAAGTGCATGCGGACCTATATGGGCCACTCGAAGGCGGTCCGGGACATCTGCTTCTCCAATGATGGTGCCAAATTCTTGAGTGCCGGATATGACAAGAACATCAAGTACTGGGACACCGAGACTGGGAAGGTAATCTCGACCTTCTCCACTGGGAAGACTCCCTACGTGGTGAAACTTAACCCCGATGAAGACAAGCAGAGCATTCTTCTTGCAGGGATGAGTGATAAGAAGATTGTTCAGTGGGACATGAATAGTGGTGAGATAACGCAAGAGTATGATCAACATCTTGGGGCTGTGAATACCATCACATTCGTGGATAATAACCGGAGATTTGTTACTTCGAGTGATGACAAGTCCCTTCGTGTGTGGGAGTTTGGAATTCCAGTGGTTATAAAGTATATAAGTGAGCCACACATGCATTCCATGCCATCAATCTCTGTCCATCCCAATTCAAATTGGCTGGCAGCACAGAGCTTGGACAATCAGATACTTATATATGGCACAAAGGAAAGGTTTCAACTGAATAAAAAGAAGAGATTCGCAGGGCACATTGTGGCAGGTTATGCTTGCCAGGTGAATTTTTCCCCAGATGGACGGTTTGTTATGTCAGGGGATGGAGAGGGGAAGTGCTGGTTTTGGGATTGGAAGAGCTGCAAAGTTTTTAGGACTTTGAAGTGCCATGAAGGAGTGTGCATTGGGTGTGAGTGGCATCCATTGGAGCAGAGCAAGGTAGCAACTTGCGGATGGGATGGCATGATCAAATATTG GGATTAG
- the LOC103719239 gene encoding pre-mRNA-processing factor 17-like isoform X2, with the protein MDLLQSYADKSDEEDGEPEESRREEGEEKGGEGGGGEGDVAAAAPASPDSDSFASPPRLLPAKSAAPRVDDTTLALSAAGTARSLHRPIDPAEHAVVFNPTYDQLWAPIYGPAHPFAKDGVPQGMRNHKLGFVEDASIHSFLFDAQYNTFHKYGYAADPSGLSYVGDVDTLDRNQALSVYNIPQQEQKRRRLQMKAAAAEEDPDSTAAAAAGDGPDVDNPSSEEWLLKNRKSPWAGKKEVVQGELTEEQKKYAQEHAEKKAEKERGGEGRGDRVEQVDKSTFHGKEERDYQGRSWIAPPKDAKATNDHCYIPKRWVHTWSGHTKGVAAIRFFPKYGHLLLSAGMDSKVKIWDVFNSGKCMRTYMGHSKAVRDICFSNDGAKFLSAGYDKNIKYWDTETGKVISTFSTGKTPYVVKLNPDEDKQSILLAGMSDKKIVQWDMNSGEITQEYDQHLGAVNTITFVDNNRRFVTSSDDKSLRVWEFGIPVVIKYISEPHMHSMPSISVHPNSNWLAAQSLDNQILIYGTKERFQLNKKKRFAGHIVAGYACQVNFSPDGRFVMSGDGEGKCWFWDWKSCKVFRTLKCHEGVCIGCEWHPLEQSKVATCGWDGMIKYW; encoded by the coding sequence ATGGATCTCCTCCAAAGCTACGCGGACAAGAGCGACGAAGAAGACGGAGAGCCAGAAGAATCGCgacgagaagaaggagaagagaagggaggagaaggaggaggaggagaaggcgatGTTGCGGCGGCGGCCCCTGCCTCGCCGGACTCGGACTCCTTCGCCTCCCCTCCCCGGCTCCTCCCGGCCAAGTCCGCTGCCCCGCGGGTGGACGACACCACCCTCGCCCTATCCGCCGCCGGCACTGCCCGTTCCCTCCACCGCCCCATCGATCCGGCTGAGCACGCCGTGGTCTTCAACCCCACCTACGACCAGCTCTGGGCCCCCATCTACGGCCCCGCCCACCCCTTCGCCAAGGACGGCGTCCCCCAGGGCATGCGCAACCACAAGCTCGGCTTCGTCGAGGACGCCTCCATCCACTCCTTCCTCTTCGATGCGCAATACAACACCTTCCACAAGTATGGCTACGCTGCCGACCCCTCTGGCCTCTCCTATGTTGGCGACGTCGACACCCTCGACCGCAACCAGGCCCTCTCCGTCTACAACATCCCCCAGCAGGAGCAGAAGCGCCGCCGCCTCCAGATGAAGGCGGCCGCCGCCGAGGAAGACCCCGactccaccgccgccgccgccgccggcgacgGCCCTGACGTCGACAACCCTTCCTCCGAGGAGTGGCTCCTCAAGAACCGTAAGAGCCCCTGGGCCGGGAAGAAGGAGGTGGTCCAGGGCGAGCTCACCGAGGAGCAGAAGAAGTACGCCCAGGAGCACGCCGAGAAGAAGGCCGAGAAGGAGAGGGGTGGCGAGGGGAGAGGAGACCGGGTCGAGCAAGTCGACAAGAGCACCTTCCATGGGAAGGAGGAGCGCGATTACCAGGGCCGGTCGTGGATTGCACCTCCGAAGGATGCCAAGGCCACCAACGACCACTGCTACATCCCCAAGCGGTGGGTACATACGTGGAGCGGCCACACGAAGGGCGTTGCCGCCATCCGGTTCTTCCCCAAGTAtggccacctcctcctctcGGCCGGCATGGACTCAAAAGTCAAGATTTGGGATGTCTTCAATTCGGGCAAGTGCATGCGGACCTATATGGGCCACTCGAAGGCGGTCCGGGACATCTGCTTCTCCAATGATGGTGCCAAATTCTTGAGTGCCGGATATGACAAGAACATCAAGTACTGGGACACCGAGACTGGGAAGGTAATCTCGACCTTCTCCACTGGGAAGACTCCCTACGTGGTGAAACTTAACCCCGATGAAGACAAGCAGAGCATTCTTCTTGCAGGGATGAGTGATAAGAAGATTGTTCAGTGGGACATGAATAGTGGTGAGATAACGCAAGAGTATGATCAACATCTTGGGGCTGTGAATACCATCACATTCGTGGATAATAACCGGAGATTTGTTACTTCGAGTGATGACAAGTCCCTTCGTGTGTGGGAGTTTGGAATTCCAGTGGTTATAAAGTATATAAGTGAGCCACACATGCATTCCATGCCATCAATCTCTGTCCATCCCAATTCAAATTGGCTGGCAGCACAGAGCTTGGACAATCAGATACTTATATATGGCACAAAGGAAAGGTTTCAACTGAATAAAAAGAAGAGATTCGCAGGGCACATTGTGGCAGGTTATGCTTGCCAGGTGAATTTTTCCCCAGATGGACGGTTTGTTATGTCAGGGGATGGAGAGGGGAAGTGCTGGTTTTGGGATTGGAAGAGCTGCAAAGTTTTTAGGACTTTGAAGTGCCATGAAGGAGTGTGCATTGGGTGTGAGTGGCATCCATTGGAGCAGAGCAAGGTAGCAACTTGCGGATGGGATGGCATGATCAAATATTGGTAA